The stretch of DNA CCAGGAAGATTTTTTAATTCCCATGAGGGCACCTTTTCGTGCAAGTTCACGGAAGCAAATACGGCAGAGATCAAAACGACGCATGTATCCGTGTGAACGGCCACATTTTCCACAACGGTTGTAGGTCCGTACGGCTTGTCCAGGCTTTGGAGCAAGTCCGAGAGACAAACGGTGTTTAACCGCATCTCTTGCTTTTGCCGCCTTATTGATCATCGAGAGTTTTGCCATTTTTCAGGTGGTGTAAGAATTACTTTTTAGAAGGTTTAACATCTTTGGGCTCATCCCTGAATGGGAATCCCAGTGCTTTCAAAAGAAGGTAAGTTTCACGGTTGTTTTTAGCCGTTGTAGATACATTCACTTGAAGGCCATGGGGTCTTTGGAGCTTTTCTTGATTCACTTCTGGGAAAATGGTGCAGTCTTCGAGCCCAAGGCTGAAATTGCCTTGTCCATCCATACCTCGGCTGGAAATTCCACGGAAATCTCGTACGCGGGGAAGTGCAATGTTCACCAATCGGGAAATGAAGTCGTAAGCACGGTCTCCACGGAGGGTGCTGTTGAGTCCTACCGGGAGTCCGGCACGCAACTTGAAGTTGGAAATCGCTTTACGAGCTTTTCGGAGCACTGGCTTCTGGCCGGTTATTTCCGCAATGCTGGTTTCAATATGACTGAAATCTTTCATTCCTCCGGTTACCATGCTTCCAATTCCAACACTGATGCTCACTTGTCTGAGTTTAGGTAAGGAATTGATGTTTTTTCGTCCCAACTCTTTTTGGAGCATGGGGACGACTTCCTTGATGTATTTTTCTTGTAGGGTTGACATAGTGATGGGGGCAGATTCGGCTGTGCCGAGGATTAGATTACGGATTTACTTTTTTTTGCAATGCGTTCTTTTTTACCGTCTTTGGAGATTTGATGACCAACGCGAGTCCCTTTCTTTGTCTTTGGGTCCAGGAGCATCACATTTGAGACATGAAGGGGAGCTTCGAATTGAACCTTTTGTCCAGCTTGAGTCTTGGTCTTACGCATGTGACGGACAACCTTATTTAGACCCTCCACCACAACGCGTTCAGACTTATTCAGGATTCGAATCACAGTGCCGGTTTTATTCCGTTCTTTTCCTGCGATTACAACGACAGTGTCTCCTTTTTTGATTTTCATAATACTTCAGGTGCTAAAGAAATGATTTTTTG from Candidatus Gracilibacteria bacterium encodes:
- a CDS encoding type Z 30S ribosomal protein S14, with protein sequence MAKLSMINKAAKARDAVKHRLSLGLAPKPGQAVRTYNRCGKCGRSHGYMRRFDLCRICFRELARKGALMGIKKSSW
- the rplE gene encoding 50S ribosomal protein L5, giving the protein MSTLQEKYIKEVVPMLQKELGRKNINSLPKLRQVSISVGIGSMVTGGMKDFSHIETSIAEITGQKPVLRKARKAISNFKLRAGLPVGLNSTLRGDRAYDFISRLVNIALPRVRDFRGISSRGMDGQGNFSLGLEDCTIFPEVNQEKLQRPHGLQVNVSTTAKNNRETYLLLKALGFPFRDEPKDVKPSKK
- the rplX gene encoding 50S ribosomal protein L24 yields the protein MKIKKGDTVVVIAGKERNKTGTVIRILNKSERVVVEGLNKVVRHMRKTKTQAGQKVQFEAPLHVSNVMLLDPKTKKGTRVGHQISKDGKKERIAKKSKSVI